A portion of the uncultured Draconibacterium sp. genome contains these proteins:
- a CDS encoding DNA polymerase III subunit delta, whose amino-acid sequence MFFKDVVGQENIKSRLIRSVQEQRISHAQLFSGPSGTGKLAMALAYAQYVSCKNRSETDSCGTCPSCHKYQKLAHPDLHFVFPIFNAKQFNKPVSDDFLPMWREKVLANPYFELSDWLSHIDAGNAQGEIYERESESILRKLNLKSFESEFKVMIIWLPEKMNIACSNKLLKMIEEPPSKTLFILVTENEEGVIGTIRSRAQLVKFPFVDNQSIQNALLKIEGVDPEIIPDAVHLASGSYLKALSYLSPSEDEQFYFQKFQEMMRFAYARQVKDMIDWADEMAKIGRDKQKAFFAASLRLVREYFVSNMKRSEIVYMNRAEKDWGKKFAPFINERNIVAFADEFELAIKHISMNGNPRIVFMDTGLRMVRLIKR is encoded by the coding sequence ATGTTTTTCAAAGACGTAGTAGGACAAGAGAATATAAAAAGCCGCCTTATCCGGTCGGTTCAGGAGCAACGAATCAGTCACGCACAACTATTTTCCGGCCCTTCGGGAACGGGCAAGCTGGCCATGGCTCTGGCTTATGCGCAGTATGTTTCGTGCAAAAACCGCAGCGAAACCGATTCGTGCGGAACCTGCCCGTCGTGCCACAAATACCAAAAACTGGCACACCCCGATTTGCATTTTGTGTTTCCTATTTTTAATGCAAAACAGTTTAACAAACCGGTTAGCGACGATTTTCTTCCGATGTGGCGCGAGAAGGTATTGGCCAATCCGTATTTTGAACTGAGCGACTGGTTGAGCCACATTGACGCCGGAAATGCACAGGGCGAAATTTACGAGCGCGAAAGTGAGTCGATTCTGCGAAAGTTGAACCTCAAATCGTTTGAGTCGGAGTTTAAAGTGATGATTATCTGGTTACCGGAAAAAATGAACATCGCCTGCTCTAACAAGCTTTTGAAAATGATTGAGGAGCCGCCAAGCAAAACACTTTTTATTCTGGTTACCGAAAACGAGGAAGGAGTGATTGGCACTATTCGTTCGCGGGCACAACTGGTAAAATTTCCGTTTGTCGATAACCAATCCATACAAAATGCTTTGCTGAAAATTGAGGGAGTTGATCCGGAGATTATTCCTGATGCCGTTCATTTGGCTTCGGGCAGTTATTTGAAAGCGCTCAGTTATTTATCGCCGTCGGAAGATGAGCAGTTTTATTTCCAAAAGTTTCAGGAGATGATGCGTTTTGCCTACGCCCGGCAGGTAAAAGATATGATTGACTGGGCCGATGAAATGGCAAAAATTGGCCGCGACAAACAAAAAGCCTTTTTTGCAGCTTCGTTGCGATTGGTGCGCGAGTATTTTGTGTCGAACATGAAACGTAGCGAAATTGTGTATATGAACCGCGCTGAAAAAGATTGGGGCAAAAAATTCGCACCTTTTATTAACGAGCGCAATATTGTGGCTTTTGCCGACGAATTTGAGCTGGCCATAAAACACATCTCCATGAATGGTAACCCACGTATTGTTTTTATGGATACCGGTTTGCGGATGGTGCGGTTGATAAAAAGGTAG
- a CDS encoding phosphoglycerate kinase, with protein sequence MQTISSYDFKGKRALIRVDFNVPLNDKFEITDDTRMRAALPTIKKIIEGGGSPIIMSHLGRPKNGPEEKFSLKPLVNHLSELLGGATVKIAPDCIGDEVKAMAEAVQPGEVLILENLRFYKEETAGDKEFAAKLAENGDCWVNDAFGTAHRAHASTAIIAKFFPNDKMFGYLIESEVKSLDKVVKEPQRPLTAIMGGAKVSSKITIIENLLSKVDNLILGGGMTYTFVKANGGKVGSSICEDDFIETAKNIEKLAKEKGVNLVIATDVIAADDFSNDANTKICAANEIEDGWQGLDAGPESVAKMKEVIENSGTILWNGPVGVFEMESFAAGTKAVGAAIVEATKKGAFSLVGGGDSVAAVNQFGIAPGVSYISTAGGALLEYLEGKTLPGVAAVRGE encoded by the coding sequence ATGCAAACTATTAGCAGCTATGACTTTAAAGGAAAGAGAGCTCTTATCCGCGTTGATTTTAACGTGCCTTTAAACGACAAATTCGAGATTACCGACGATACACGTATGCGTGCAGCGCTTCCTACAATTAAGAAGATTATTGAAGGTGGTGGTTCACCAATCATTATGTCGCACCTTGGACGTCCGAAAAACGGTCCGGAGGAAAAATTTTCGCTGAAACCGTTGGTAAATCACCTGAGCGAGCTGCTTGGTGGTGCTACTGTAAAAATTGCTCCTGATTGTATTGGCGACGAAGTAAAAGCAATGGCCGAGGCTGTTCAGCCGGGGGAAGTTCTTATTCTGGAAAACCTGCGTTTTTACAAAGAAGAAACTGCCGGCGACAAAGAGTTTGCTGCTAAACTGGCTGAAAACGGCGATTGCTGGGTGAACGACGCTTTTGGTACAGCTCACCGTGCACACGCTTCAACAGCTATTATTGCTAAGTTTTTCCCGAACGACAAAATGTTTGGTTACCTGATTGAAAGCGAAGTAAAAAGCCTTGACAAAGTTGTTAAAGAACCACAGCGTCCGTTAACTGCAATTATGGGTGGTGCTAAAGTTTCGTCTAAAATTACCATCATCGAAAACCTGTTGAGCAAAGTTGACAACCTGATTTTGGGTGGCGGAATGACATACACTTTTGTGAAAGCAAACGGCGGAAAAGTAGGTAGCTCAATTTGCGAAGACGACTTTATCGAAACTGCAAAAAATATTGAAAAACTAGCCAAAGAAAAAGGTGTTAACCTGGTTATTGCAACCGACGTTATTGCTGCTGATGATTTTAGCAACGATGCAAACACTAAAATTTGTGCTGCAAACGAAATTGAAGACGGATGGCAAGGTTTGGATGCCGGTCCTGAAAGTGTTGCAAAAATGAAGGAAGTAATTGAAAACTCGGGTACTATTCTTTGGAACGGTCCTGTTGGTGTTTTCGAAATGGAATCTTTTGCAGCCGGAACAAAAGCAGTTGGTGCTGCTATTGTTGAAGCAACTAAAAAAGGTGCTTTCTCGCTTGTTGGTGGTGGCGACTCGGTAGCTGCTGTTAACCAGTTCGGTATTGCTCCGGGAGTATCGTACATTTCAACTGCAGGTGGCGCATTGTTGGAATACCTTGAAGGAAAAACACTTCCTGGTGTTGCTGCTGTTCGTGGCGAATAA
- a CDS encoding DUF2892 domain-containing protein, with amino-acid sequence MKGNVGSVDRLLRIIAGLIIAIVGVIFDSWWGLIGIVPLATGLFKFCPLYVPLKISTTNKE; translated from the coding sequence ATGAAAGGTAATGTTGGATCGGTTGACAGGCTTTTACGAATTATTGCAGGATTAATTATTGCCATTGTTGGTGTTATTTTCGACAGCTGGTGGGGATTAATTGGTATTGTTCCATTAGCAACCGGACTTTTCAAATTCTGCCCGTTATACGTTCCTTTAAAAATTTCTACAACGAACAAGGAATAG
- a CDS encoding glycoside hydrolase family 2 protein, translating to MNAINRWPLLAIFALLFSVACTTNESGPNLMIQKELNTNWTFSQVGEDEWLPATVPGTVHTDLLANEKIEDPFYRLNELDQQWIDKVDWEYKSTFTVDKSILNRDKVVLDFEGLDTYADVSVNGETVLSADNMFREWQVDVKDLLKEGDNEIHIVFRSPIVEGLKKYDANGFVYPGGENDQAERGEVEGNKRVSIYTRKAGYHFGWDWGPRLVTSGIWKPVYLKAWDEATIENLQIVQHEVSDEKATFTAVFEVDAVKKANAKITINNEGQALASSEVSLTPGVNKYSVDFEIANPQLWWTNGLGEAHLYNLSGVLDVKGRTVTEDTRIGIRTLELVREKDDAGTSFYFKLNGHPVFMKGANYIPNDMFLPRVTDENYRKVVMNAKNANNNMLRVWGGGIYENDIFYDLCDENGILIWQDFMFACAMFPNNPEFLDNIKHEAIDNVKRLRNHPSIAMWCGNNEILTAWNTWGWKKIAAEQGDDVPDKVWQAYVDIFHKTLPDVVNEYDPSRSYWGSSPSSGLGVQADLVNGDEHYWGVWWAKEPFSTYATHLARFMSEYGFQSFPEMASVRKYAEPEDYDIYSEVMKSHQRSSIGNGTIEYYMLQEYKKPKDFESFLYVNHVLQADGIKFGLEGHRRAMPFCMGSLYWQINDVWPVASWSSTDYYQNWKALQYYVKKGFSQVLVSPYEEGIKFKVGIVNDNLEPIQAELRMQMVDFDGQVIWEEAHLVDIPANSSDDYFDVNKNEWRYKYRRNLKNVVFTTELVANGEVLSKNNYYFLPFKNLSVKAPQVEYAITKADNGFDIALKTDKLAKNLFMEIGDEDGFFSDNYFDLLPNEKVSINLKTDISEEKLNEVLTIRTLDDAF from the coding sequence ATGAATGCAATTAATCGCTGGCCGCTCCTGGCCATCTTTGCGCTGCTCTTTTCGGTAGCTTGTACAACTAATGAATCTGGCCCCAACCTTATGATACAAAAAGAATTAAATACCAACTGGACCTTTAGCCAGGTGGGTGAAGACGAATGGTTACCCGCAACGGTACCGGGAACGGTTCACACCGATTTACTGGCCAACGAAAAAATTGAAGATCCTTTTTATCGTTTGAATGAATTGGACCAGCAGTGGATCGATAAGGTAGATTGGGAATACAAAAGCACTTTCACAGTTGACAAATCAATTTTAAACCGCGATAAAGTGGTTCTCGATTTTGAAGGACTAGACACTTATGCCGACGTTTCTGTGAATGGCGAAACAGTACTTTCGGCCGATAACATGTTTCGCGAGTGGCAGGTTGATGTAAAAGACCTGTTAAAAGAAGGTGATAATGAAATCCACATTGTTTTCCGTTCGCCAATTGTTGAAGGATTGAAAAAATACGATGCCAACGGTTTTGTGTATCCGGGTGGTGAAAACGACCAGGCCGAACGCGGTGAAGTTGAAGGAAACAAACGCGTGAGCATTTATACACGTAAAGCCGGTTATCATTTTGGCTGGGACTGGGGACCACGTTTGGTAACCAGCGGAATCTGGAAACCTGTTTATTTAAAAGCATGGGACGAAGCAACCATCGAAAACCTGCAGATCGTTCAGCACGAAGTTTCGGACGAAAAAGCAACATTCACAGCAGTTTTTGAGGTGGATGCAGTAAAAAAAGCAAACGCTAAAATTACAATTAATAACGAAGGACAAGCTCTGGCTTCAAGCGAAGTAAGTTTAACTCCGGGTGTAAATAAATACTCGGTTGATTTTGAAATTGCCAATCCTCAACTTTGGTGGACCAACGGTTTAGGCGAAGCACATTTATATAACCTGTCGGGCGTTTTGGATGTTAAAGGCCGCACGGTTACGGAAGATACCCGTATCGGTATTCGCACACTGGAGCTGGTTCGTGAAAAAGACGACGCCGGTACTTCATTCTACTTCAAACTGAACGGACACCCGGTATTTATGAAAGGTGCCAACTACATCCCGAACGATATGTTCCTGCCACGCGTTACCGACGAAAATTACCGCAAAGTGGTTATGAATGCCAAAAATGCAAACAACAATATGTTGCGTGTTTGGGGTGGCGGTATTTACGAAAACGATATTTTCTACGACCTCTGCGATGAAAACGGCATTCTGATCTGGCAAGACTTTATGTTTGCCTGCGCTATGTTCCCGAACAATCCTGAATTTTTGGATAACATCAAACACGAAGCCATTGATAATGTAAAACGTTTGCGCAATCACCCAAGTATTGCCATGTGGTGCGGTAACAACGAAATTCTGACTGCCTGGAACACCTGGGGTTGGAAAAAAATTGCTGCCGAACAAGGCGACGATGTTCCGGATAAAGTTTGGCAAGCTTACGTAGATATTTTTCACAAAACGCTGCCCGATGTGGTGAACGAGTACGATCCTTCACGTAGTTACTGGGGATCAAGTCCATCGTCGGGTCTTGGCGTACAAGCCGACCTTGTTAATGGCGACGAACATTACTGGGGTGTTTGGTGGGCTAAAGAGCCGTTTAGCACTTATGCAACTCACCTGGCGCGTTTTATGAGCGAATACGGATTCCAGAGTTTCCCGGAAATGGCGTCGGTACGAAAATATGCCGAGCCGGAAGATTACGATATTTACTCGGAAGTGATGAAGTCGCACCAGCGCTCATCGATCGGTAACGGAACCATTGAATATTACATGCTTCAGGAATACAAAAAGCCAAAAGATTTTGAGTCGTTCCTGTATGTAAACCATGTGCTGCAAGCCGATGGAATTAAATTCGGTTTGGAAGGACACCGCCGCGCAATGCCTTTCTGTATGGGTAGTTTGTACTGGCAAATCAACGATGTTTGGCCGGTGGCTTCGTGGAGTTCAACCGACTATTACCAAAACTGGAAAGCGCTACAATACTACGTGAAAAAAGGTTTCAGCCAGGTTTTGGTTAGCCCGTACGAAGAAGGAATTAAGTTTAAAGTTGGGATTGTTAACGACAACCTCGAGCCAATACAAGCCGAGCTTCGCATGCAAATGGTTGATTTCGACGGACAAGTGATTTGGGAAGAAGCTCACCTGGTTGATATCCCTGCCAACTCGAGCGACGACTATTTCGATGTAAACAAAAACGAGTGGCGTTACAAATACAGAAGAAATCTGAAAAACGTTGTTTTCACTACCGAGCTGGTTGCAAATGGCGAAGTACTTTCGAAAAACAATTACTACTTCCTGCCATTTAAAAACCTGAGCGTTAAAGCTCCACAGGTTGAATACGCCATTACAAAAGCAGATAACGGTTTCGATATTGCGTTGAAAACCGATAAACTGGCTAAAAACCTGTTCATGGAAATTGGTGACGAAGATGGTTTCTTCTCCGACAATTACTTTGATCTGCTGCCAAACGAAAAGGTATCGATCAATTTAAAAACTGATATTTCGGAAGAAAAGCTAAATGAAGTGCTAACCATTCGTACTTTGGATGATGCTTTTTAA
- the kbl gene encoding glycine C-acetyltransferase: protein MYGKIKNDLRNTLEELKEQGLYKSERIITTSQSSEIAVSTGESVLNFCANNYLGLANNPEVVKAAQDIMNDWGFGLSSVRFICGTQSIHKQLEEKVSEFLGTEDTILYCACFDANGGVFEPLLGADSAIISDELNHASIIDGVRLCKAQRFRYKHSDMAELEQCLKDASGAKYRLIVTDGVFSMDGDIANLPDIVKLAKKYDALVMVDDSHATGYIGKTGRGTAEHYGLLGEIDIITTTFGKAMGGGNGGCTSGRREIIDMLRQRSRPYLFSNTLAPATVGATLKVIEMLSGGSDLPAKTMANAQHFRSKMEAAGFDLVKGDTAIVPVMVYDEPLAIKFADKLLKEGVYVIGFCFPVVPRGKARIRVQLSAAHSSEEIDRAVDAFIKVGKELGII, encoded by the coding sequence ATGTACGGAAAAATTAAGAACGACCTAAGAAACACGCTTGAAGAATTAAAAGAGCAGGGATTATATAAAAGCGAACGGATTATTACGACTTCGCAAAGTTCTGAAATTGCAGTGTCCACGGGAGAATCGGTGCTGAATTTTTGTGCCAACAATTACCTGGGGCTGGCCAACAATCCTGAGGTGGTTAAAGCTGCGCAAGACATTATGAACGACTGGGGATTTGGACTTTCCTCAGTACGTTTTATTTGCGGTACACAATCTATCCATAAACAGTTGGAAGAAAAGGTTTCTGAGTTTTTGGGAACGGAAGACACCATATTATACTGTGCCTGTTTTGATGCCAACGGTGGAGTGTTTGAGCCTCTTTTAGGTGCCGATTCTGCGATTATTTCTGATGAGTTAAACCATGCTTCGATTATCGACGGAGTACGTTTGTGTAAAGCACAGCGATTCCGTTACAAACACTCCGATATGGCAGAGCTGGAGCAGTGTTTAAAAGATGCATCGGGTGCAAAGTACCGTTTAATTGTTACCGACGGAGTTTTCTCAATGGACGGAGATATCGCCAATTTGCCTGACATTGTTAAGCTGGCAAAAAAATACGATGCACTGGTAATGGTCGACGATTCGCATGCAACAGGCTACATCGGAAAAACGGGTCGTGGAACTGCAGAACATTATGGTTTGCTGGGTGAAATAGATATTATTACAACTACTTTCGGAAAAGCGATGGGTGGTGGAAACGGCGGTTGTACATCAGGGCGTCGTGAGATAATTGATATGTTGCGCCAACGTTCGCGTCCGTATTTGTTCTCGAATACTTTGGCACCTGCAACAGTTGGAGCAACCTTAAAAGTTATCGAAATGCTTTCGGGAGGATCTGATCTGCCTGCAAAAACAATGGCTAATGCCCAGCATTTCCGCAGTAAAATGGAAGCTGCTGGTTTCGACCTGGTGAAAGGCGATACTGCTATTGTTCCGGTGATGGTTTATGACGAGCCACTTGCCATAAAATTTGCCGATAAGTTGTTGAAAGAAGGTGTTTATGTTATCGGGTTCTGTTTCCCGGTTGTGCCACGCGGAAAAGCAAGGATTCGTGTTCAGCTTTCGGCTGCGCACTCGTCAGAGGAAATCGATCGTGCTGTTGACGCTTTTATTAAGGTGGGTAAAGAATTGGGAATTATTTAA
- the gltX gene encoding glutamate--tRNA ligase — MSDKKVRVRFAPSPTGPLHMGGVRTALFNYLFAKKHGGEFILRIEDTDQTRFVPGAEDYIIESLNWCGLTPVEGPGIGGDFGPYRQSERKELYKKYADQLVENGWAYYAFDTPEEIDALRKDAEANKETFSYRIGTRDNLNNSLKLTAEEVQQKIAAGEAYVIRFKMPADTDVSEDDLIRGNVTFNTTKSLDDKVLFKSDGMPTYHLANVVDDHLMEISHVIRGEEWLPSMPLHVLLYKALGWEETKPRFAHLPLILKPVGKGKLSKRDGDKLGFPVFPLLWTDPKTGDVSRGYREDGYFPEAFINLLALLGWNPGTEQEFFSLEELGEIFSLERVVKSGSRFDPEKAKWFNKHYFQEKSIDELSELFKPLLAEKGVEASDEKVNAVVAEIKERCEFVAELWDQSSYFFVAPTEYDEKTVKKRWKENTPAQLTEIVNVFETVENWKADAIKEVFSAFMTEKEWGFGAIMNPLRLALVGGNMGPDLFVICELLGKEESIARIKTAIEKI, encoded by the coding sequence ATGAGCGACAAAAAAGTACGGGTACGATTTGCCCCGAGTCCAACCGGGCCGTTGCATATGGGCGGCGTGCGAACAGCTTTATTTAATTACCTGTTTGCAAAGAAACACGGTGGCGAATTTATACTCCGAATTGAAGATACCGACCAAACCCGTTTTGTTCCGGGTGCCGAAGATTATATTATTGAAAGCCTGAACTGGTGCGGATTAACACCGGTTGAAGGCCCCGGAATTGGTGGCGATTTTGGCCCATACCGTCAGAGTGAGCGGAAAGAGTTGTATAAAAAATATGCCGATCAGCTGGTAGAAAACGGCTGGGCGTATTATGCTTTTGACACTCCTGAAGAAATAGATGCGTTACGTAAAGATGCCGAAGCCAACAAAGAAACTTTCTCGTACAGAATTGGCACACGCGACAACCTGAATAACTCGCTCAAATTAACGGCAGAAGAAGTTCAGCAAAAAATAGCAGCAGGCGAAGCTTATGTAATTCGTTTTAAGATGCCTGCGGATACCGACGTTTCAGAAGACGACCTGATTCGTGGCAACGTAACTTTTAACACCACAAAAAGTCTCGACGATAAGGTGCTTTTTAAATCGGACGGAATGCCAACTTATCACCTTGCCAATGTGGTTGACGACCATTTGATGGAAATCTCGCACGTTATTCGTGGCGAAGAATGGTTGCCGTCGATGCCGCTGCACGTTTTATTATACAAAGCTTTGGGTTGGGAAGAGACCAAACCTCGATTTGCCCACCTTCCGCTGATTTTAAAACCAGTTGGAAAAGGCAAACTCAGCAAACGCGATGGCGACAAACTTGGATTCCCTGTATTTCCATTGTTGTGGACTGATCCCAAAACAGGTGATGTTTCTCGCGGCTACCGCGAAGACGGTTATTTCCCTGAAGCTTTTATCAATCTGCTGGCGTTGTTGGGCTGGAATCCGGGAACAGAGCAAGAGTTCTTCTCGTTGGAAGAACTGGGAGAAATCTTCAGTTTAGAGCGCGTGGTGAAATCGGGATCACGTTTTGATCCGGAAAAAGCCAAGTGGTTCAACAAACATTATTTCCAAGAGAAATCTATAGACGAACTTTCTGAATTATTCAAACCTTTACTTGCTGAAAAAGGAGTGGAAGCTTCAGATGAAAAAGTAAATGCAGTAGTTGCTGAAATTAAGGAACGTTGCGAATTTGTTGCCGAATTGTGGGATCAGAGTAGCTACTTTTTCGTGGCTCCGACAGAGTACGACGAAAAAACAGTGAAAAAACGCTGGAAAGAAAATACTCCGGCCCAGTTGACTGAAATCGTAAACGTTTTTGAAACCGTTGAAAACTGGAAAGCTGATGCAATAAAAGAAGTTTTCTCGGCTTTTATGACGGAAAAAGAATGGGGATTTGGTGCCATTATGAATCCGCTGCGCCTTGCTCTTGTTGGAGGAAATATGGGCCCGGACCTGTTTGTTATTTGCGAGCTGCTGGGTAAAGAAGAAAGTATTGCACGCATTAAAACAGCAATCGAAAAGATATAA
- a CDS encoding LPXTG cell wall anchor domain-containing protein: protein MKRVIAMIGLFIMSLPTMLVMAQDQGTYIDNLGAQDSSYLEEAPLTGVDQASGSNTTVIVIVVAVVVIAAAVFFFMKKKKK, encoded by the coding sequence ATGAAGAGAGTAATTGCAATGATCGGATTGTTCATAATGAGTTTACCAACAATGTTAGTAATGGCGCAAGACCAGGGAACATACATTGACAATTTGGGTGCTCAGGACAGTTCGTACCTGGAAGAAGCTCCGCTGACTGGAGTTGATCAAGCTTCAGGATCAAATACCACTGTAATAGTTATTGTTGTTGCAGTTGTAGTTATCGCGGCAGCTGTTTTCTTTTTTATGAAGAAAAAGAAAAAGTAA
- a CDS encoding phospholipid carrier-dependent glycosyltransferase produces the protein MNKLIDILTARNMFRISLFVAAVILLSLAPKAAVNVDELLHYPHAKRVVNWYYTGGKDASCLDTPIDNLKYYGQSVDNLTAFVNRAFSIENEFLTRHFTGAVFFLLLLLFAGLLGKELTGSYWVAATVVLSLMLTPRLFGQAFGNLKDIPFAAGYVAGIYFIIKYLKQFPKVNWKTVIGLGLAIAFTCSVRIGGLILFAYLGLGIVVIVLSKPFLLKYIVSTKSCFVRLLGQWLVIVLAGYFLGLLFWPYALQDVVRHPLESLSVMEHYKISIKQLFEGDVIWSSSLPWHYLIKWILIATPEFILLGTLYFVAFLTYKFSKPLSEQLIIELFVFFTLFFPVVYVIVIGSNLYSGLRQMLFVVPVMVVLAVSGLFEMMKSNTKKWMKIPAVALFFVLMILPFQHQAKAFPADYIYFNAVSGGNKAAWSNYEYDYYFHGMKEATDYLISEIGDEKAKVAMNCQLPNYFEKIPNIDFQYTRYLERSSADWDYALFGVNYIHPYLLKNETWQSTRIVKTFYHKGNPLVVMLERKSKDDLRGIELLKRRKWDDAETLLKKELETDPNNVWMFVNLANLKLAQRKYAELDELLKSGRAIHPYYEPLYLLEAQKLFDQGKFDESYAVLNELIEVNPRYKNAAPLLKKVKEKLNK, from the coding sequence ATGAATAAATTGATCGACATATTAACTGCACGCAATATGTTTCGCATCAGCCTGTTTGTGGCTGCTGTTATTTTGCTGTCGTTAGCGCCAAAGGCGGCCGTTAATGTCGATGAACTATTGCATTATCCCCATGCCAAACGTGTAGTGAACTGGTATTACACCGGCGGAAAAGATGCATCGTGTCTAGATACTCCTATTGACAATTTAAAATATTACGGTCAGTCGGTTGACAACCTCACAGCATTTGTTAACCGTGCATTTTCCATTGAAAATGAATTTCTGACACGGCATTTTACTGGCGCTGTATTTTTCTTGTTGCTTTTACTTTTTGCAGGTTTACTGGGTAAAGAACTAACCGGTTCATACTGGGTAGCCGCAACCGTAGTTTTATCGCTGATGCTAACGCCGCGTTTGTTTGGGCAGGCGTTTGGCAACTTAAAAGATATTCCGTTTGCAGCCGGTTATGTGGCCGGCATTTACTTCATCATAAAATACCTAAAACAATTTCCGAAAGTGAACTGGAAAACAGTGATCGGTCTTGGACTGGCCATCGCTTTTACCTGCTCGGTGCGGATTGGCGGGCTTATTCTGTTTGCCTACCTGGGATTGGGAATTGTTGTTATCGTTCTTTCGAAGCCTTTTTTACTTAAATATATCGTTTCAACTAAATCTTGTTTTGTAAGGTTACTGGGCCAGTGGCTGGTAATAGTACTTGCAGGTTATTTCCTCGGACTATTATTCTGGCCCTATGCCTTGCAGGACGTGGTGCGTCATCCGCTCGAAAGTTTGTCGGTAATGGAGCATTACAAAATCAGCATCAAGCAGTTGTTTGAAGGCGATGTAATCTGGAGTTCGTCGCTGCCCTGGCACTACCTTATAAAATGGATTTTGATAGCAACACCCGAGTTTATTTTACTCGGGACTCTATACTTTGTAGCCTTTTTAACCTATAAATTTTCTAAACCGTTAAGCGAACAACTCATCATCGAGTTGTTCGTCTTTTTTACGCTGTTTTTTCCGGTGGTGTACGTAATTGTTATTGGTTCGAACTTATATAGCGGGTTGCGGCAAATGTTGTTTGTTGTTCCTGTAATGGTTGTTTTGGCGGTAAGCGGTTTGTTTGAAATGATGAAATCGAATACCAAAAAGTGGATGAAGATACCGGCTGTGGCGCTGTTTTTTGTTTTGATGATTTTGCCCTTTCAGCATCAGGCAAAAGCTTTCCCTGCTGATTATATTTATTTCAATGCTGTTTCGGGAGGAAATAAAGCTGCCTGGAGCAATTACGAGTACGATTACTATTTCCATGGAATGAAGGAGGCGACGGATTATTTAATCTCCGAAATCGGTGATGAAAAAGCCAAAGTTGCAATGAATTGCCAGTTGCCAAATTATTTTGAGAAGATACCCAATATTGATTTTCAATATACACGCTACCTTGAGCGAAGTTCGGCAGATTGGGACTACGCACTGTTTGGTGTGAATTATATTCATCCGTATTTGCTGAAAAATGAGACCTGGCAATCGACTCGAATTGTAAAGACTTTTTACCACAAAGGAAATCCGCTGGTGGTAATGTTGGAGAGGAAATCGAAAGATGATTTAAGAGGGATCGAACTTCTGAAACGCCGAAAATGGGATGATGCCGAAACATTATTAAAAAAGGAACTGGAAACCGACCCCAATAATGTTTGGATGTTTGTAAATTTGGCGAATTTGAAACTGGCGCAACGCAAGTATGCCGAGCTTGACGAATTGTTGAAAAGTGGTAGGGCAATACATCCTTATTACGAGCCGTTGTATTTGCTCGAAGCGCAAAAATTATTCGATCAAGGCAAGTTTGACGAAAGTTATGCGGTTTTAAACGAGCTGATCGAGGTGAATCCGCGCTACAAAAATGCGGCACCACTGCTCAAGAAAGTGAAAGAGAAATTAAATAAGTAA